One window of the Perca flavescens isolate YP-PL-M2 chromosome 16, PFLA_1.0, whole genome shotgun sequence genome contains the following:
- the erbin gene encoding erbin isoform X2, translating into MSKRSLFVRLVPCRCLRGEEEAVTSLDYSHCSLETVPKEIFSFEKTLQELYLDANQIEELPKQLFNCQLLHRLSMPDNDLTVLPTAIANLINLRELDVSKNSIQEFPENIKNCKVLAIVEASVNPISKLPDGFTQLLSLTQLYLNDAFLEFLPASFGRLTKLQILELRENQLKMLPKSMQKLTQLERLDLGSNEFTEVPEVLEQLTGIKELWIDGNRLTFLPGMLGMLKQLVYLDVSKNNLEMVDEQICGCESLQDLLLSNNALTQLPGSIGSLKKLTALKVDENQLIYLPDSVGGLTSLDELDCSFNEIEALPSSIGQCVNIRTFAADHNFLTVLPPEMGKWKNATVLFLHSNKLESLPEEMGDMQKLKVINLSNNKLRSLPYSFTKLNQMTAMWLSENQSKPLIPLQKEEDPETHKIMLTNYMFPQQTRTEDYIPNSDSESFNPALWEEQRKHRAQVAFECDEDKDERETPPREGNLKRYPTPYPDELKNMVKTAQSVAHRLKEDESSDESGKGAKPNERNHIGVQDVGVKVIEPPYPNGTASDMDSQVSTDTFSHNPSATETKDTSDSYSSQKVPIKSSGGSMMNHEDTLEDSEELSDEEEEMKMAEMRPPLIEISINQPKVVTLNDADSLLDDTVANSNQNNSNCSSPSRMSDSVSLTTDSSQDNSLCTPEREAKMPFLPKIRREDENMNQPKDTTRLLHNGNGSETSLQALLKTQQTPPEKMGDYDLSMEARLAFIEKGFNNGMGETYTKWDQINMNVSKLPTDNMVQLDEGNPTKNGSVTQEDLDSKQGFSNDNMEHFLNGNQQVSDCINSVGNKTQAMTVETSAVHVASTGVTASSDMSLSRSTEELSPDKRCHPQQVVKSHSVSNIETGGLKLYSFDGDDDPYDAAGMMRMAGAGPGAQGQSIVRSKSASQLLNDQTLQIYPGSSASSSDLLSSSKPPASTSRYAVSSSMAMGIPPPQYNIQYTSSAMPKEGLWSQRTPMPPEHQGYLPPPPPPHSLANTNYSNRNQAPPYPLQPQQRGPPMVPKSPGDMWTKERLHSTGGQARSSTLQRQSSTASTASMGDPRRMQVPDGEYMTYRDIHTLGRGPLAMSQAMQRPLSARTYSIDVPGASRPLGARPQPHELPERTMSVSDFNYQQSSPSKRHNTRVKSEHSLVDGPGQVSGGVGAGRVPVDWRDQVMRHIEAKKMEKDDVFPQVQQSYTMDPHRKVPLMNGQMGPSVRAQVSQAPMARHPSREQLIDYLMLKVSHPPQGPPRIPQDALQQEIRLKVEKNPELGFSISGGVGGRGNPFRPDDNGIFVTRVQPEGPASMILQPGDKIIQANGYSFVNIDHGYAVSLLKTFLNTVDLTIIREAQA; encoded by the exons ATGTCCAAGCGGAGCTTGTTTGTTCGCCTGGTGCCGTGCCGCTGCTTGCGGGGTGAGGAGGAGGCGGTAACATCGCTGGACTACTCCCACTGCAGCCTGGAGACTGTTCCTAAGGAGATCTTTAGCTTTGAGAAGACCCTGCAGGAACTCTACCTCGATGCCAACCAGATCGAGGAACTGCCTAAA CAACTGTTTAATTGCCAGTTACTCCACCGACTGAGCATGCCAGATAATGACCTAACAGTGTTGCCAACAGCGATCGCAAACCTCATCAATCTTAGGGAGCTTGATGTCAGCAAAAACA GTATCCAGGAGTTTCCGGAAAACATCAAGAATTGCAAAGTCCTAGCTATTGTAGAAGCCAGTGTGAATCCCATATCCAA gctcCCAGATGGTTTCACCCAGCTCCTGAGTCTGACGCAGCTCTACCTGAATGATGCCTTCCTGGAGTTCTTACCAGCCAGCTTCGGCAG GTTAACTAAACTACAGATCTTGGAGCTGAGAGAAAACCAGTTAAAGATGTTGCCAAA AAGCATGCAGAAGCTCACACAGTTGGAGAGGCTGGACCTGGGGAGTAATGAGTTCACTGAAGTG CCTGAGGTGTTGGAGCAGCTGACTGGAATCAAGGAGCTGTGGATAGATGGGAACAGACTGACGTTTTTACCTGGG ATGCTTGGGATGCTAAAACAGCTGGTATACCTGGATGTGTCCAAGAACAATCTGGAGATGGTAGATGAGCAAATCTGTGGCTGTGAGAGTCTGCAGGACCTTCTGCTCTCCAACAATGCCCTCACACAGCTGCCAGGCTCCATCG GCTCACTAAAGAAACTTACTGCACTGAAAGTGGATGAGAACCAGCTGATATACTTGCCAGACTCAGTTGGAGG ACTGACATCGCTGGATGAGCTGGACTGTAGTTTTAATGAGATCGAAGCCTTGCCCTCGTCCATCGGTCAGTGTGTCAACATCCGCACCTTTGCTGCAGATCACAACTTCCTTACCGTGCTTCCCCCCGAG ATGGGCAAATGGAAGAATGCAACTGTGCTGTTCCTACATTCCAACAAACTGGAGTCTTTGCCTGAGGAAATGGGTGACATGCAGAAACTcaaggttatcaatctcagcaACAACAA GTTAAGGAGTCTTCCCTACAGTTTCACTAAACTGAACCAAATGACTGCAATGTGGCTGTCTGAAAACCAG TCAAAGCCCTTGATCCCTCTCCAGAAGGAGGAGGATCCAGAGACACACAAAATTATGCTGACCAACTACATGTTTCCCCAGCAAACCAGGACTGAGGACT ACATTCCCAACTCCGATTCTGAGAGCTTTAATCCAGCTCTCTGGGAGGAGCAGCGCAAGCATCGAGCTCAGGTGGCCTTTGAGTGTGACGAGGACAAGGACGAGCGAGAAACACCCCCAAGG GAGGGAAACCTGAAGCGCTACCCTACACCATACCCAGACGAGCTGAAGAACATGGTGAAGACAGCCCAATCTGTGGCTCACAGGCTGAAGGAGGACGAGTCAAGTGACGAGTCGGGGAAAGGTGCAAAACCAAATGAGAGGAACCACATTGGAGTGCAGGACGTGGGAGTTAAG GTGATTGAGCCTCCCTATCCTAATGGTACAGCATCAGACATGGACTCCCAAGTATCTACAGACACATTTTCCCATAACCCATCtgcaacagaaacaaaagacaCTTCAGACTCTTACAGCTCTCAGAAAGTCCCAATCAAATCATCAGGGGGCTCTATGATGAACCATGAAGACACCCTGGAG GATTCCGAGGAGCTgtctgatgaagaggaggagatgaaAATGGCAGAGATGAGACCCCCTCTTATTGAGATCTCCATCAACCAGCCTAAAGTAGTGACTTTAA ATGATGCAGACTCTTTGCTGGATGACACAGTGGCCAACAGCAACCAGAACAACAGTAACTGTTCGTCGCCATCACGCATGTCTGACTCGGTGTCTCTGACTACAGACAGCAGTCAGGACAACTCTCTGTGCACCCCTGAGAGAGAGGCAAAGATGCCCTTCTTACCAAAAATCCG ACGAGAGGATGAGAATATGAACCAGCCTAAAGACACCACCCGTCTCCTCCATAATGGAAATGGCTCCGAAACATCCCTTCAGGCCCTTTTGAAAACCCAGCAGACTCCGCCAGAGAAAATGGGTGACTACGACCTGTCTATGGAAGCCAGACTGGCCTTCATTGAGAAGGGATTTAACAACGGCATGGGTGAAACCTACACCAAGTGGGACCAGATCAATATGAACGTGTCCAAGTTGCCAACCGACAACATGGTTCAGCTGGATGAGGGGAACCCAACCAAGAATGGTTCAGTAACCCAGGAGGACTTGGACAGCAAGCAGGGTTTTAGCAATGACAACATGGAGCATTTTCTGAATGGAAACCAGCAGGTCAGTGACTGCATCAATAGTGTTGGGAACAAAACCCAAGCAATGACAGTAGAGACATCTGCTGTGCATGTGGCCTCGACAGGCGTGACAGCCAGCAGTGACATGTCTCTGTCTCGCAGCACAGAGGAACTGTCTCCAGACAAAAGGTGCCATCCCCAGCAGGTGGTGAAGTCTCACAGTGTCAGCAACATAGAAACAGGAGGCTTGAAGCTGTACTCTTTTGATGGGGATGATGACCCCTATGACGCAGCAGGAATGATGAGGATGGCAGGAGCCGGGCCAGGAGCTCAGGGCCAGAGCATAGTCCGGAGCAAGTCAGCCAGTCAGTTACTCAACGACCAGACTCTCCAGATCTACCCCGGCTCCTCTGCATCTTCCTCAGACCTGCTCTCCTCCTCTAAGCCCCCTGCCAGCACCAGCAGATATGCAGTCTCCTCCAGCATGGCCATGGGCATCCCTCCTCCTCagtacaacatacagtacacaagCAGTGCCATGCCTAAAGAGGGCCTCTGGTCCCAGAGGACACCCATGCCCCCAGAGCACCAAGGttaccttcctcctcctcctccaccacacTCACTTGCCAACACCAACTACTCCAACCGTAATCAAGCACCTCCCTACCCTCTACAGCCCCAGCAGAGGGGGCCTCCCATGGTTCCCAAATCCCCTGGGGACATGTGGACTAAGGAGAGACTTCATTCTACTGGAGGCCAGGCTAGAAGCAGCACTCTGCAGAGGCAAAGCAGCACCGCCTCCACAGCCTCCATGGGTGACCCGAGGCGTATGCAGGTGCCTGACGGGGAATACATGACCTACAGGGACATTCACACCCTCGGCAGGGGGCCGCTGGCAATGAGCCAGGCCATGCAGAGGCCCCTCTCAGCTCGCACTTACAGCATCGACGTACCCGGAGCTTCCAGGCCTCTCGGCGCCAGGCCGCAGCCCCACGAGCTTCCAGAGAGGACCATGTCGGTCAGCGATTTCAACTACCAGCAAAGCAGCCCCAGCAAGAGGCACAACACCAGGGTGAAGTCTGAGCACTCGCTGGTGGATGGGCCTGGACAGGTGTCAGGAGGAGTTGGAGCAGGAAGGGTGCCAGTTGACTGGAGAGACCAGGTGATGCGGCACATCGAGGCCAAGAAAATGGAAAAG GATGATGTGTTTCCTCAAGTGCAGCAGAGCTACACCATGGACCCCCACAGAAAA GTGCCTTTGATGAACGGTCAGATGGGCCCTTCTGTTCGTGCTCAGGTGAGCCAGGCGCCCATGGCCCGACACCCTTCCAGAGAGCAGCTCATTGATTACCTGATGCTCAAAGTCTCCCATCCGCCCCAGGGGCCCCCACGCATCCCGCAAGACGCACTGCAGCAAGAG ATCCGTCTGAAAGTAGAAAAGAATCCAGAGCTGGGTTTCAGTATATCAGGAGGAGTGGGAGGCCGGGGAAATCCCTTTCGTCCAGATGAcaat GGTATATTTGTGACAAGGGTTCAACCTGAGGGACCGGCATCCATGATTCTTCAGCCGGGAGATAAAATCATCCAG GCAAATGGCTACAGCTTTGTGAATATAGATCACGGGTACGCAGTGTCCCTCCTGAAGACGTTTCTGAACACTGTGGATTTGACTATCATAAGAGAAGCGCAAGCATAG